Proteins from one Aureimonas sp. SA4125 genomic window:
- a CDS encoding N-acetylmuramic acid 6-phosphate etherase: MTLRATEQRHPAVADIEAWDDGRVLAELLKAQARAVAAVEAAVPALASAAALAVKSLDRGGRLIYLGAGSPALIALGDALEIPQTYGEPAERFLTILAGAPGITESLVGGPEDDGGQAEADVAAAGVGGADCVVALSASGSTPYTLAGLAAAKAAGAATVAIANNPGVPLLDIADVAIILDTGPEIIAGSTRMGAGTAQKVALNMLSTLVALRLGHIHGGHMINLRADNAKLRQRALRIVVDLSGADEHVAARALEAAGGEVKPAVLLASGERGIDAARSRLLRHSGRLDRAVGELAALTATVGP, from the coding sequence ATGACCTTGCGCGCGACCGAGCAGCGCCACCCGGCGGTCGCGGACATCGAGGCCTGGGACGACGGCCGGGTCCTGGCCGAACTCCTCAAGGCGCAGGCTCGGGCCGTCGCCGCCGTCGAGGCGGCCGTTCCAGCGCTTGCATCGGCAGCCGCCCTGGCGGTGAAAAGCCTCGATCGGGGCGGTCGACTGATCTATCTGGGCGCCGGCAGCCCGGCACTCATCGCCCTCGGCGACGCCCTCGAGATTCCCCAGACCTATGGCGAGCCGGCCGAGCGCTTCCTGACCATACTCGCTGGCGCACCCGGAATTACCGAGAGCCTCGTCGGCGGGCCGGAAGATGACGGCGGCCAGGCCGAGGCCGATGTCGCGGCTGCCGGCGTCGGCGGGGCCGACTGCGTCGTCGCCCTCTCTGCCAGCGGCTCGACCCCCTATACGCTGGCCGGGCTCGCGGCTGCCAAGGCGGCGGGCGCGGCGACCGTTGCCATCGCCAACAATCCGGGCGTGCCGCTCCTCGACATCGCCGATGTCGCTATAATTCTCGATACCGGGCCCGAGATCATTGCGGGCTCCACCCGCATGGGCGCGGGCACGGCACAGAAAGTGGCGCTCAACATGCTGTCGACGCTCGTCGCCCTGCGTCTTGGTCATATCCATGGCGGCCACATGATCAATCTGCGTGCCGACAATGCCAAGCTGCGGCAGCGCGCGCTGCGCATCGTCGTCGATCTCAGCGGCGCCGACGAGCACGTTGCGGCGCGCGCTCTGGAGGCTGCCGGTGGCGAGGTGAAGCCGGCCGTGCTGCTCGCCTCGGGCGAGCGCGGCATCGATGCCGCGCGGTCCCGCCTCCTGCGCCATTCCGGCCGCCTTGACCGGGCGGTCGGTGAACTTGCCGCTTTGACGGCCACCGTCGGCCCATGA
- a CDS encoding BadF/BadG/BcrA/BcrD ATPase family protein, whose protein sequence is MQQPILIGVDGGGSRCRARARLADGTPIGEAEGGSANIFSDLDLALVNILAVTRAALEQGGHGEDDLARCHVGLGLAGANIPSLAAELGRRELPFAARAIETDAVVACRGAHADQDGAIAILGTGTAYVRRSGATFASIGGWGFALSDQGGGGYLGRAALVAALLAHDGIGPASDLTRLVLDRFDGDAARLVEFGGEARPVDFGGFAPLVMDNADAGDPVAIAIVREGVFHIVAALTRLLALGAPSVVLLGGLAARYRSHLPDTLMPHIAEAKGDALDGALALAATLVDAAER, encoded by the coding sequence ATGCAGCAACCCATTCTGATCGGCGTCGATGGCGGCGGCAGTCGTTGCCGGGCGCGGGCTCGTCTGGCCGATGGCACGCCGATCGGCGAGGCCGAAGGCGGTTCGGCGAACATCTTCAGCGATCTCGATCTCGCGCTGGTCAATATCCTGGCGGTGACGCGGGCCGCGCTGGAGCAAGGCGGCCATGGCGAGGACGACCTCGCGCGCTGCCATGTCGGTCTTGGACTGGCCGGCGCCAACATTCCTTCGCTCGCCGCCGAACTGGGCCGCCGGGAACTGCCCTTCGCGGCGCGGGCGATCGAGACCGATGCCGTCGTCGCCTGCCGCGGCGCCCATGCCGACCAGGATGGCGCCATCGCGATCCTCGGAACCGGAACCGCCTATGTCCGCCGTTCTGGCGCCACCTTTGCGTCGATCGGCGGCTGGGGTTTTGCCCTGTCGGACCAGGGCGGCGGCGGCTATCTCGGCCGTGCCGCACTCGTCGCAGCCCTCCTCGCCCATGACGGCATCGGACCGGCCAGCGACCTGACGCGGCTGGTGCTGGACCGCTTCGATGGCGATGCGGCGCGGCTGGTCGAGTTCGGCGGCGAGGCCCGTCCCGTCGATTTCGGCGGGTTCGCGCCACTCGTCATGGACAACGCCGACGCCGGCGACCCCGTGGCGATCGCCATCGTCCGTGAGGGCGTCTTCCATATCGTTGCGGCCCTGACGCGGCTTCTGGCGCTCGGCGCCCCGTCGGTCGTCCTCCTCGGCGGGCTTGCCGCGCGCTACCGGTCCCACCTGCCGGACACCCTGATGCCCCACATTGCCGAGGCCAAGGGCGATGCGCTGGACGGGGCGCTGGCGCTGGCCGCCACTTTGGTCGATGCGGCAGAGCGGTGA
- a CDS encoding GntR family transcriptional regulator, whose amino-acid sequence MSVVFDHGFLPPDLGGPLYRQLQDGIRRAVADGRLRPNEALPAERDIATGIGVSRVTVRKAIQALVADGVVRQRHGSGNFIAEAATRVQMGLSHLKSFTEDMESRGSFTDSRWLERSVGTVNPDEAMQLRLSPGEQVTRLFRLRFANSRPMAIERAVVPASIIPDTDAVGPSLYAAMQAVGHRPVRALQRMTAANLGPEDAALLGLEPGAAAFAILRLCFDATDRAVEFTRSLYRGDAYDFVAELTI is encoded by the coding sequence GTGAGCGTCGTCTTCGACCACGGGTTTCTCCCCCCCGACCTCGGCGGGCCGCTGTATCGCCAGCTTCAGGACGGCATTCGTCGCGCCGTCGCCGATGGCCGCCTGCGTCCGAACGAGGCGCTGCCGGCCGAGCGCGACATCGCCACCGGCATCGGCGTCTCCCGGGTGACGGTCCGCAAGGCGATCCAGGCGCTGGTCGCCGACGGCGTCGTGCGCCAGCGCCACGGTTCCGGCAATTTCATCGCGGAGGCCGCGACCCGCGTGCAGATGGGACTGTCGCATCTCAAGTCCTTTACCGAGGACATGGAAAGCCGCGGCTCCTTCACCGACTCGCGCTGGCTGGAGCGCTCGGTCGGCACGGTCAATCCGGACGAAGCCATGCAGTTGCGCCTGTCGCCGGGGGAGCAGGTGACGCGGCTGTTCCGGCTGCGTTTCGCCAACAGCCGTCCGATGGCGATCGAGCGGGCCGTGGTTCCGGCGTCGATCATCCCCGATACCGATGCCGTCGGCCCCTCGCTCTATGCAGCCATGCAGGCCGTCGGCCATCGCCCGGTCCGGGCCTTGCAGCGCATGACCGCGGCCAATCTCGGACCGGAAGATGCCGCTCTGCTCGGACTGGAGCCCGGCGCCGCGGCTTTTGCTATCCTGCGTCTGTGCTTTGACGCCACGGACAGGGCGGTCGAGTTCACCCGTTCGCTCTATCGCGGCGATGCCTACGATTTCGTCGCCGAACTCACGATCTGA
- a CDS encoding SIS domain-containing protein, with the protein MPPAAKSFMRREINETPEALRRLLSTSGEAMEAAGMALRQVSPPVVVTIARGSSDHAAAYFKYAAEISTGVPVASLGPSVVSIYGARLKLAGAAALAISQSGRSPDIVSMLTAARLGGARTLALVNVPGSPLEAAADHVVPLAAGLEHSVAATKSFLVSVAASLGVLAAWTGDTALRGALERLPDQIEEALLQDWSPAIEAARDAGSLYTLGRGVGHAIAAEAALKFKETSLIHAEAYSGAELLHGPVSLVDGGFPVFVFAPDDAAHASLVDLGARLEAKGAHLFVAGEGVTGRRLPTVATGHPLTAPLTMLVSFYGFIEEVARARELDPDVPRGLSKVTETI; encoded by the coding sequence ATGCCCCCTGCCGCCAAGAGCTTCATGCGCCGCGAGATCAATGAGACGCCCGAGGCGCTGCGCCGGCTCCTGTCGACTTCGGGCGAGGCCATGGAGGCTGCTGGAATGGCCCTGCGCCAAGTCTCGCCGCCTGTCGTCGTCACCATCGCCCGCGGCTCTTCGGATCATGCCGCCGCCTACTTCAAATACGCCGCCGAAATCTCCACCGGCGTGCCCGTGGCCTCGCTCGGCCCCTCGGTCGTGTCGATTTATGGCGCGAGGCTCAAGCTTGCGGGTGCAGCGGCACTCGCCATCTCGCAGTCCGGCCGCAGCCCCGACATCGTCTCCATGCTGACCGCCGCCCGGCTCGGCGGCGCCCGGACGCTCGCCCTCGTCAACGTGCCGGGCTCACCGCTGGAAGCTGCCGCCGATCACGTCGTTCCGCTGGCGGCCGGCCTCGAGCACAGCGTCGCCGCGACGAAATCCTTCCTCGTCTCGGTCGCCGCCTCGCTCGGCGTTCTCGCCGCCTGGACAGGCGACACCGCTCTCCGGGGCGCCCTCGAACGCCTGCCCGACCAGATTGAGGAGGCGCTGCTGCAGGACTGGTCGCCGGCGATCGAGGCCGCGCGCGACGCCGGATCGCTCTATACGCTGGGTCGCGGCGTCGGCCATGCCATTGCCGCCGAGGCCGCGCTGAAGTTCAAGGAGACCTCGCTGATCCATGCCGAGGCCTATTCCGGCGCCGAACTGCTGCACGGGCCGGTCTCCCTCGTCGATGGCGGCTTTCCGGTCTTCGTCTTCGCGCCGGACGATGCCGCCCATGCCAGCCTCGTCGATCTCGGCGCAAGGCTCGAGGCCAAGGGCGCGCATCTCTTCGTCGCCGGCGAGGGCGTTACCGGCAGGCGCCTGCCGACGGTCGCGACCGGCCATCCCCTGACCGCTCCCCTGACCATGCTCGTCTCCTTCTACGGCTTCATCGAGGAGGTGGCGCGCGCCAGGGAGCTCGACCCGGACGTGCCGCGCGGCCTCTCCAAGGTGACGGAGACCATCTGA
- the nagA gene encoding N-acetylglucosamine-6-phosphate deacetylase, which translates to MERFALVGADIFDGEIRRSAHALVIAGERIAVLVPEGKLPAGIDRVELGGGLLAPGFIDIQVNGGGGVLFNDAPTVDGIAAICAAHARFGSTALLPTVITDRPDVTFAAIAAATRAVDAGVRGCLGVHVEGPFLSQARKGAHDPSLIRSMTEEDLQALLATTVRPLLLTVAPESVTAARIGRLTAAGIHVSLGHTEADFDTANAAFAAGAGGVTHLFNAMSQFGHRTPGLVGATLANGDVWCGIIADGHHVHPAAIALALRAKTGPGRLMAITDAMPTVGVDDDVFHLGGRRVERRDGRLTLEDGTLAGSDLSMIGAVRYLADTVGVDLDEALRMASLYPAQYLGVDADRGRLADGFRADIVHLDDARDVAGVWIGGVFVG; encoded by the coding sequence ATGGAGCGCTTCGCCCTTGTCGGCGCCGACATCTTCGATGGTGAGATCAGGCGCTCCGCCCACGCCCTCGTCATTGCCGGCGAGCGGATCGCAGTGCTCGTTCCGGAAGGCAAGCTCCCCGCCGGCATCGACCGCGTGGAGCTTGGCGGCGGGTTGCTCGCGCCGGGCTTCATCGACATCCAGGTCAATGGCGGCGGCGGCGTCCTCTTCAACGATGCACCGACGGTGGACGGCATCGCGGCGATCTGTGCCGCGCATGCCCGCTTCGGCTCGACCGCCCTGCTGCCGACGGTGATCACCGACCGCCCCGACGTGACCTTCGCCGCGATCGCGGCCGCGACCCGTGCCGTCGACGCGGGCGTGCGCGGCTGCCTCGGCGTGCATGTCGAGGGTCCCTTCCTGTCGCAGGCGCGCAAGGGCGCGCATGATCCCTCGCTGATTCGCTCGATGACCGAGGAAGACCTGCAGGCTCTTCTCGCCACAACCGTGCGCCCCCTCCTCCTCACCGTCGCGCCGGAAAGCGTAACGGCTGCTCGGATCGGCCGTCTGACCGCCGCCGGCATCCACGTCTCGCTGGGCCATACCGAAGCCGACTTCGACACGGCCAATGCCGCTTTTGCCGCCGGCGCCGGCGGCGTCACCCACCTCTTCAACGCGATGAGCCAGTTCGGCCACCGGACGCCCGGCCTCGTCGGCGCGACACTGGCCAATGGCGACGTGTGGTGCGGGATCATCGCCGACGGCCATCACGTCCATCCCGCCGCCATTGCGCTAGCGCTGCGTGCCAAGACCGGTCCGGGAAGACTGATGGCGATCACCGACGCGATGCCGACGGTCGGCGTCGACGACGACGTCTTCCATCTCGGCGGCCGCCGCGTCGAGCGGCGCGACGGAAGGCTCACTCTCGAGGACGGCACGCTCGCCGGCTCGGACCTCTCGATGATCGGCGCGGTGCGCTATCTCGCGGACACCGTCGGCGTCGACCTCGACGAGGCGCTGCGCATGGCCTCGCTCTATCCCGCACAATATCTCGGCGTAGATGCCGATCGCGGCCGGCTGGCCGACGGTTTTCGCGCCGACATCGTGCATCTCGACGACGCGCGTGACGTGGCGGGTGTCTGGATCGGCGGCGTTTTCGTGGGATAA
- a CDS encoding ABC transporter ATP-binding protein: MSFLRLESVSKRFGTVTALDAVDLDIPAGTRTAIVGPSGSGKSTLLNLVAGFEAPDSGRILLDGVCLADGERVVPAYQRAIGVVSQDGALFPHLDVEHNIGFGLPRRAADRKAVIDGLMELVELDRSMLGRRPHQLSGGQQQRVALARALARRPRLMLLDEPFSALDAGLRESMRTAVVAVLQKAGVASLLVTHDQAEALSFADQVAVLRDGRLVQYGQPRALYFAPTDAVTASFLGDAIIMPATLVDGWATCPMGRVRVDSGSRRGTAEIMLRPEQIRLSPLAEAGASADRAKPCHARIESVAFGGSLCTVSLVLVDPHGPVAHGAQAFRVKVLSLQAPLPGAEVALHLDGVAHLFGTGPASAA, encoded by the coding sequence ATGAGCTTCCTGCGCCTTGAATCGGTCTCGAAGCGTTTCGGCACCGTGACCGCGCTCGACGCGGTCGATCTCGACATCCCCGCGGGAACGCGGACGGCGATCGTCGGCCCCTCCGGCTCGGGCAAGAGCACGCTCCTCAACCTCGTCGCCGGGTTCGAGGCACCCGATTCCGGCCGCATTCTTCTCGACGGGGTCTGCCTTGCCGATGGCGAGCGCGTCGTGCCGGCGTATCAGCGCGCGATCGGCGTCGTCTCGCAGGACGGCGCGCTGTTTCCCCACCTCGATGTCGAACACAATATCGGCTTCGGCCTGCCACGGCGGGCGGCGGACCGGAAGGCGGTGATCGACGGGCTGATGGAACTCGTCGAGCTCGACCGGTCGATGCTCGGACGGCGGCCGCACCAGTTGTCCGGCGGCCAGCAGCAGCGCGTGGCGCTGGCCCGCGCGCTGGCGCGCCGGCCGCGGCTGATGCTGCTCGACGAGCCCTTCTCGGCACTCGACGCCGGCCTGCGCGAATCGATGCGCACGGCGGTCGTCGCCGTCCTCCAGAAGGCCGGTGTCGCCTCGCTCCTGGTGACGCACGACCAGGCCGAGGCGCTGTCCTTTGCCGATCAGGTGGCGGTGCTGCGGGATGGACGTCTCGTTCAGTACGGCCAGCCGCGCGCCCTCTATTTCGCGCCGACCGACGCGGTCACCGCCAGCTTTCTTGGCGACGCGATCATCATGCCGGCAACGCTCGTCGACGGCTGGGCGACCTGTCCGATGGGGCGGGTGCGCGTCGATTCCGGCAGCCGTCGCGGCACGGCCGAAATCATGCTGCGGCCCGAGCAGATCCGCCTCAGCCCGCTGGCCGAGGCGGGCGCGTCCGCCGATCGGGCAAAGCCCTGCCACGCGCGCATCGAATCGGTCGCCTTCGGCGGTTCGCTCTGCACGGTCTCGCTGGTGCTGGTCGACCCGCACGGCCCGGTCGCGCATGGCGCCCAGGCGTTTCGCGTGAAAGTGCTGAGCCTTCAGGCGCCGCTCCCCGGAGCGGAGGTGGCGCTGCATCTCGACGGTGTCGCGCATCTTTTCGGCACAGGTCCGGCTTCGGCGGCCTGA
- a CDS encoding iron ABC transporter permease, translating to MPPPKLRRLQAAGLPLQAVAIAVSLLALVPLGFVAVVAVQSGWETVAALVFRARVGELLVNTALLELFTLPPAICLALALAWLTERTDLPGGRLWTWLAITPLAVPAFVHSYAWISVAPGMHGLGAAVLVSILAYFPFLFLPIAGQLRRLDPALEDAAAALGQTPWQVFFRVVVPQLRLAIAGGSLLVGIHLLAEYGLYVMIRFDTFTTAIVDQFQSAFNGPAANMMAGVLLLSCLALIALERLARGSERYARVGSGAPRRRPRQALGRATVPALALHGIVAALSLGVPVYTLARWLGLGGAGVWLTGEVAEALATTLALGFGGALLTTLLVVPMAWLSVRAPSRLQRLLEACHYYVGSLPGVVVALALVTITVRIALPLYQTTATLLAAYLLMFLPRALVGLRASIAQAPVELEQAAMALGRSPLAAIWQVTLRLAAPGAAASFALVALGITTELTATLMLSPNGTTTLATQFWSKTSEIDYVAAAPYAALMVLSSLPLTLLLQAQMKRSGRA from the coding sequence ATGCCGCCCCCGAAATTGCGGCGGTTGCAGGCGGCTGGCCTGCCGCTGCAGGCGGTGGCGATCGCGGTGTCGCTGCTGGCGCTGGTGCCGCTCGGCTTCGTCGCCGTGGTCGCGGTGCAGAGCGGTTGGGAAACGGTGGCGGCGCTGGTGTTCCGGGCACGCGTCGGCGAACTTCTGGTCAACACGGCGCTCCTCGAGCTCTTTACCCTGCCGCCGGCGATCTGCCTTGCTCTCGCCCTCGCCTGGCTGACCGAGCGCACCGATCTTCCGGGCGGGCGGCTGTGGACCTGGCTGGCGATAACGCCGCTGGCCGTTCCCGCCTTCGTCCACAGCTATGCCTGGATCAGCGTCGCGCCGGGCATGCACGGTCTCGGGGCGGCGGTCCTTGTCTCGATCCTCGCCTATTTCCCCTTTCTCTTCCTGCCGATCGCCGGCCAGCTGCGGCGTCTCGATCCGGCGCTGGAGGATGCGGCCGCGGCCCTCGGGCAGACGCCCTGGCAGGTCTTCTTCCGCGTCGTCGTGCCGCAACTGCGTCTGGCGATCGCCGGCGGCTCGCTTCTCGTCGGCATCCATCTCCTGGCCGAGTACGGCCTCTATGTGATGATCCGCTTCGACACCTTCACCACCGCCATCGTCGACCAATTCCAGTCGGCCTTCAACGGGCCGGCGGCGAACATGATGGCGGGAGTGCTGCTGCTGTCCTGCCTTGCCCTCATCGCGCTGGAACGCCTGGCGCGCGGCAGCGAACGCTATGCCCGCGTCGGCTCTGGCGCGCCGCGCCGGCGTCCGCGCCAGGCTCTCGGGCGGGCCACCGTGCCGGCGCTCGCTTTGCACGGCATCGTCGCCGCGCTGTCGCTGGGCGTTCCCGTCTATACCCTCGCACGCTGGCTCGGGCTTGGCGGCGCCGGAGTTTGGCTGACGGGCGAGGTCGCCGAGGCCCTCGCCACCACGCTCGCCCTCGGCTTCGGCGGCGCGCTTCTGACGACGCTGCTCGTCGTCCCGATGGCCTGGCTGTCGGTGCGGGCGCCGAGCCGCCTGCAGCGCCTCCTCGAGGCCTGCCATTACTACGTCGGCTCGCTGCCAGGTGTCGTCGTGGCGCTGGCGCTGGTGACGATCACCGTCCGCATCGCTTTGCCACTCTACCAGACGACGGCAACGCTTCTGGCCGCCTATCTCCTGATGTTCCTGCCACGGGCACTTGTCGGCCTGCGGGCGAGCATCGCCCAGGCGCCGGTCGAACTCGAGCAGGCGGCGATGGCGCTTGGCCGTTCGCCGCTCGCCGCGATCTGGCAGGTGACGCTGCGCCTGGCAGCGCCCGGTGCCGCGGCAAGCTTTGCGCTCGTCGCCCTCGGCATCACCACCGAACTGACCGCCACCCTGATGCTCTCGCCGAACGGCACGACGACGCTGGCGACGCAGTTCTGGTCCAAGACCAGCGAGATCGACTATGTCGCCGCCGCGCCCTACGCCGCCCTGATGGTGCTGTCCTCGCTGCCGCTGACGCTGCTCCTGCAGGCGCAAATGAAAAGGAGCGGCCGGGCATGA
- a CDS encoding iron ABC transporter substrate-binding protein translates to MSRSYARILGLAALAGAVAIAAAHAQETAGAKGSIVVYNAQHESLTREWAEGFTRDTGITVTMRKGSDMEFANQIVQEGSASPADVFVTENSPAMALVDKSGLFAPLSEETLAEVPAGFRPTNGHWIGVAARSTVFAYDKTRLTEKDLPASVMDLAKPDWQGRWAASPSGADFQAIVSAMLSLKGEDETLAWLKAMKANATPYKGNSTAMKAVNAGQIEGALIYHYYYFGDRAKTGENSRNVALHYFRKQDPGAFVSLSGAGVLKSSANPEAAEAFVKWIAGKGGQTILKNGTSFEYAVGKDAASNPALTPLADLEAPVVVPDTLDNAKVTDLMTEANLL, encoded by the coding sequence ATGTCACGTTCCTACGCTCGCATTCTTGGCCTCGCGGCATTGGCCGGCGCGGTGGCCATAGCAGCCGCCCACGCCCAGGAAACGGCGGGCGCCAAAGGCAGCATCGTCGTCTACAACGCCCAGCACGAAAGCCTGACGAGGGAATGGGCCGAAGGCTTTACGCGCGACACCGGCATCACGGTGACAATGCGCAAGGGCAGCGACATGGAATTTGCCAACCAGATCGTCCAGGAAGGCTCGGCTTCGCCTGCCGACGTATTCGTGACCGAGAATTCCCCGGCGATGGCGCTGGTCGACAAGTCGGGCCTGTTCGCTCCCTTGTCCGAGGAGACGCTCGCCGAGGTCCCGGCCGGCTTCCGCCCGACGAACGGCCACTGGATCGGTGTCGCCGCCCGCTCGACGGTGTTCGCCTACGACAAGACCAGACTGACCGAAAAAGATCTGCCGGCGTCGGTCATGGATCTTGCCAAGCCTGACTGGCAGGGCCGCTGGGCCGCGTCGCCCTCGGGCGCCGATTTCCAGGCGATCGTCAGCGCCATGCTGTCGCTGAAGGGCGAGGACGAGACGCTCGCCTGGCTGAAGGCGATGAAGGCGAACGCCACGCCCTACAAGGGCAACAGCACCGCGATGAAGGCCGTCAATGCCGGCCAGATCGAGGGCGCGCTGATCTATCACTACTATTACTTCGGTGATCGGGCGAAGACCGGCGAGAACAGCCGGAACGTCGCGCTGCATTATTTTCGCAAACAGGATCCCGGCGCCTTCGTCAGCCTGTCGGGGGCAGGCGTCCTGAAGTCGAGCGCCAATCCCGAGGCGGCCGAGGCCTTCGTCAAATGGATTGCCGGCAAGGGTGGCCAGACCATCCTGAAAAACGGCACGTCCTTCGAATACGCCGTCGGCAAGGATGCGGCATCAAACCCCGCGCTGACGCCGCTGGCCGATCTCGAGGCGCCGGTCGTCGTGCCGGACACGCTCGACAACGCCAAGGTGACGGATCTGATGACCGAGGCGAACCTGCTGTAA
- a CDS encoding Hpt domain-containing protein: MGAMTEIRRTFFEECAEQMVELDLGLSEMEAGSGDAETIGRVFRAVHSIKGGAGAFHLKQLVRFSLTFEGVLNEIRSDRLAPDAAVLALLRRAYTVLGDLVAVSRDEEEVFLELRTLIPGAEAEDVPEVESESESEAEVDLGFTPVAVDFGNLFDGGEKRFQITFKPRPELYANANESARLIRECLALGSGEVFCDTSATPLLDALVPEGAFLAWTIELTTESGEDAIREIFDFAEFDCDLAIERLAEEDGAAEAEPEILDPEIAALFERLKAAE; this comes from the coding sequence ATGGGCGCGATGACGGAAATCAGGCGAACGTTCTTCGAGGAATGCGCCGAGCAGATGGTCGAACTCGACCTTGGACTGAGCGAGATGGAGGCGGGCAGCGGCGATGCCGAGACCATCGGCCGCGTCTTTCGTGCGGTTCATTCCATCAAGGGTGGCGCCGGCGCCTTTCACCTCAAGCAACTCGTGCGCTTCTCGCTGACCTTCGAGGGCGTCCTCAACGAGATCCGGTCGGACCGCCTGGCGCCGGATGCGGCCGTTCTCGCGCTTTTGCGGCGGGCATACACCGTTCTGGGAGATCTCGTCGCCGTCTCGCGTGACGAGGAGGAAGTCTTCCTGGAACTGCGGACCCTCATCCCCGGCGCCGAGGCCGAGGACGTCCCGGAAGTCGAGAGCGAGAGCGAGAGCGAGGCCGAAGTGGACCTCGGCTTCACGCCGGTGGCAGTCGATTTCGGCAATCTTTTCGACGGAGGCGAGAAGCGCTTCCAGATCACGTTCAAGCCGCGGCCGGAACTCTACGCCAACGCCAATGAAAGCGCCCGACTGATCCGTGAATGCCTGGCGCTCGGTTCCGGCGAGGTTTTCTGCGACACCAGCGCGACGCCGCTCCTCGATGCGCTCGTTCCGGAGGGCGCCTTTCTGGCCTGGACCATCGAACTGACGACGGAGTCCGGCGAGGATGCGATCCGCGAGATCTTCGATTTCGCCGAATTCGACTGCGACCTCGCGATCGAACGGCTTGCGGAAGAGGACGGTGCAGCGGAAGCCGAACCCGAAATCCTCGATCCGGAAATCGCGGCCCTGTTCGAACGGCTGAAGGCGGCGGAATAG
- a CDS encoding STAS domain-containing protein, with protein sequence MNDATDALVIDLPAHLDLTAAAPLAERFLAARGEAIAIDASKVERLGGQCLQVLLSAVVTWKADLTPLSIIQPSDGFESGLKLLGLSVDSLIEKEITL encoded by the coding sequence ATGAACGACGCCACGGACGCCCTGGTCATCGACCTTCCGGCCCATCTCGACCTGACGGCGGCGGCGCCGCTCGCCGAGCGCTTTCTGGCCGCCCGCGGCGAGGCCATCGCCATCGACGCCTCCAAGGTCGAGCGCTTGGGCGGGCAATGCCTGCAGGTCCTTCTCTCGGCCGTCGTCACCTGGAAGGCGGACCTGACGCCGCTCTCCATCATCCAGCCCTCCGACGGCTTCGAAAGCGGCCTCAAGCTCCTCGGCCTTTCCGTCGACAGCCTGATCGAGAAAGAGATCACCCTATGA
- a CDS encoding response regulator, with translation MTKTILTVDDSRTMREMLRRALQDSGFIVVQAEDGVHGLEVLEGMAYPDVIITDVNMPRMDGLQFIEEVRSDVNRRVIPILVLSTESDPEKKARARGAGATGWIVKPFDPVKLVDAIKRVAA, from the coding sequence ATGACCAAGACCATTCTCACCGTCGACGACTCGCGCACCATGCGCGAGATGCTGCGCCGTGCGCTGCAGGATTCCGGCTTCATCGTCGTCCAGGCCGAGGACGGCGTGCATGGCCTCGAAGTCCTCGAAGGCATGGCCTATCCCGACGTCATCATCACCGACGTCAACATGCCCCGCATGGACGGCCTGCAGTTCATCGAGGAAGTGCGCAGCGACGTGAACCGCCGCGTCATCCCCATCCTCGTCCTCTCCACCGAGAGCGACCCGGAGAAGAAGGCAAGAGCCCGCGGCGCAGGCGCCACTGGCTGGATCGTCAAGCCATTCGACCCCGTCAAGCTCGTCGACGCCATCAAGCGCGTCGCCGCCTGA
- a CDS encoding response regulator, giving the protein MAFKSQLKVLIVDDQRTSRMLIRDALDQLGISQITMAVDGEEALKMLMSAPSHIIISDFNMPKLDGLQLLKAVRSYPPTKKTPFIILTGRGDRELVQKAAALGVNNFLVKPVSVPVLQKTIEAVVGKLQ; this is encoded by the coding sequence ATGGCCTTCAAGTCGCAACTGAAAGTCCTGATCGTCGACGATCAGCGCACGAGTCGGATGCTGATCCGCGATGCGCTCGACCAGCTGGGGATTTCGCAGATCACGATGGCCGTCGACGGCGAGGAGGCGTTGAAAATGCTGATGAGCGCGCCGAGCCACATCATCATCTCCGACTTCAACATGCCCAAGCTCGACGGGCTGCAGCTCCTGAAGGCGGTGCGCTCCTATCCGCCGACCAAGAAGACCCCCTTCATCATCCTCACCGGCCGCGGCGACCGCGAGCTGGTCCAGAAGGCCGCCGCCCTCGGCGTCAACAACTTCCTCGTCAAACCCGTCTCCGTCCCGGTCCTGCAAAAGACCATCGAAGCCGTCGTCGGAAAGCTGCAATAG